The Paramormyrops kingsleyae isolate MSU_618 chromosome 11, PKINGS_0.4, whole genome shotgun sequence genome includes a window with the following:
- the pigb gene encoding GPI mannosyltransferase 3, whose product MERLRERLSRRSASEPVKLRKRKSHLYSKDYTTDVFENGFSIIGFSVGFRLINCFLVQSSYVPDEYWQSLEVSHRMVFGYGYLTWEWTEGIRSHSYPVFIAILYKMLHILGYDTVQLLVWFPRLIHAFLAAMADIKLYALVRRLEHRDVARWTYFCQLSSWFTWYCCTRTLTNTMETILTTLALCYYPVPGSKSHSSSKYLSLVALAILVRPTALIVWMPLLAFHFLQEDDKLKLITYHALPIGAFTLGLSTVLDCILYGKWTLVQLNFLRFNIWHNVAEFYGSHPWHWYFTQGCPVVLGPHLLLFFHGCTLTPKRYRILLAAVIWTVLIYSLLPHKEFRFVYPVLPLCMLFCGFSLASLKSWRRPAAGALVLMNLLPALYTGLVHQRGVLDVMGHLQQLCHTASPQPDVLFLMPCHSTPFYSHIHCPIKMRFLECPPDLSGNKSYVDEADLFFANPKHWLEVTFARQALLPSHLVLFDVLEKEILTFLEVNKYVRQKEVFHTHIPDGRVGGHIFIYERTLNDASD is encoded by the exons ATGGAAAGGCTCCGGGAACGACTAAGCCGAAGGTCAGCCTCTGAGCCTGTCAAACTGAGGAAAAGAAAATCTCATCTCTACAGCAAAGATTACACGACAGATGTATTTGAGAATG GATTCTCTATCATTGGTTTCTCGGTTGGATTTCGGCTTATAAACTGCTTTCTGGTGCAGAGCAGCTACGTTCCTGATGAATACTGGCAGTCCCTTGAAGTTTCCCATCGCATGGTTTTCGG CTATGGTTACCTTACTTGGGAATGGACTGAGGGGATCCGGAGTCACTCTTACCCAGTCTTCATTGCAATCCTGTACAAGATGCTACACATTCTGGGCTACGACACCGTTCAGCTGCTG GTGTGGTTCCCTCGCTTGATACACGCGTTCCTCGCTGCCATGGCTGACATTAAACTTTATGCTCTTGTCCGAAGACTGGAGCATCGTGATGTCGCCAGATGGACG TACTTCTGCCAGCTTTCCTCGTGGTTCACGTGGTACTGCTGCACAAGGACTCTGACAAACACCATGGAAACCATCCTCACCACTCTGGCCCTCTGTTATTATCCTGTGCCTGGCTCAAAGTCACACAGCAG TTCAAAGTACTTAAGTTTGGTCGCACTGGCAATCCTTGTTCGTCCGACAGCTCTTATTGTGTGGATGCCCCTGTTGGCATTCCATTTCCTCCAGGAAGATGACAAACTGAAGCTTATTACGTACCATGCACTTCCTATAGG gGCTTTTACACTGGGGTTATCAACAGTTTTAGACTGCATACTCTATGGCAAg TGGACGCTGGTCCAGCTGAACTTCCTCAGGTTTAACATCTGGCATAACGTGGCAGAGTTCTACGGCTCTCACCCATGGCACTGGTACTTCACACAAGGCTGCCCTGTCGTTCTTGGCCCTCATCTCCTCCTTTTCTTCCACGGTTGTACACTGACACCAAAAAGATACAGGATTCTACTGGCAGCGGTGATCTGGACAGTCTTAATTTATAG TTTGCTGCCACACAAGGAGTTTCGCTTCGTTTACCCCGTGCTGCCCTTGTGCATGCTGTTTTGTG GCTTTTCCCTGGCCAGCCTGAAGTCCTGGAGGAGACCAGCAGCAGGTGCCTTAGTGCTTATGAACCTGCTCCCTGCTCTGTACACGGGACTAGTCCATCAGCGTGGGGTCCTGGACGTCATGGGCCACCTCCAGCAGCTGTGTCACACTGCCAGTCCTCAGCCAGATGTCCTTTTTCTCATGCCCTGCCACTCAACACCTTTCTACAG CCACATCCACTGCCCTATCAAAATGCGGTTCTTGGAGTGTCCTCCTGACCTCAGTGGAAACAAGAGTTACGTGGATGAGGCAGACTTATTCTTTGCCAACCCGAAGCATTGGCTGGAAGTCACTTTTGCCCGGCAGGCATTGCTTCCCTCCCACCTCGTGCTGTTTGATGTACTGGAGAAG gAAATCCTTACATTCTTGGAAGTAAACAAATATGTACGACAGAAGGAAGTGTTCCATACCCATATTCCTGACGGTCGGGTCGGAGGACACATCTTTATTTATGAAAGGACTTTGAACGATGCCTCTGATTAA
- the LOC140593434 gene encoding protein PIGBOS1, with protein sequence MFRRRIPFHQIAMAVIVGVVGGIYVYRPIFDSSDWMRSSSEPNPGGNVEGKAEENIKD encoded by the coding sequence ATGTTTCGCAGGCGTATTCCCTTTCACCAGATAGCCATGGCAGTGATCGTAGGAGTTGTCGGTGGCATTTATGTATACAGACCGATTTTTGACTCATCTGACTGGATGCGCAGCTCCTCTGAGCCAAACCCCGGCGGGAATGTGGAGGGCAAAGCAGAAGAAAATATTAAAGATTAA